The Euphorbia lathyris chromosome 2, ddEupLath1.1, whole genome shotgun sequence genome includes a window with the following:
- the LOC136220579 gene encoding uncharacterized protein → MGTLVGHVAPGFAFFLLGFWHLFNHTKLHSQLPSSYTSSPWFPTSKLRYIELILIMIGSSISVSMELFIGPRGHQPFDSDGSIPPNHLHNFEHSSISMTFFLYAAFAIVLDQIRPKPHNQLTQLLGAIAFAQQLFLFHLHSADHMGVEGQYHLLLQIAILVSLSTTILGIGYPKSFIISFVRSSSIMFQGIWLITMGYFLWTPSLVPKGCFIHLEEGHQVVRCSGEEDLHRAKSLVNIQFSWFLIGFTIFLMSFYLVITKLYGHDYFPLTKLDDQDQPDDVESQKFENSSSFIHIGKSFSPMDIER, encoded by the coding sequence ATGGGTACTTTGGTTGGTCATGTTGCACCAGGCTTTGCTTTCTTCTTACTTGGTTTTTGGCATCTGTTTAACCACACCAAACTCCATTCTCAGCTACCCAGTTCTTACACTTCATCCCCATGGTTTCCTACCTCAAAATTAAGATACATAGAGCTCATCCTTATCATGATAGGAAGCTCCATTTCAGTATCCATGGAGCTATTTATAGGTCCACGAGGACACCAACCCTTTGACTCAGATGGAAGTATCCCACCAAACCATCTTCACAACTTTGAACATTCATCAATTTCAATGACTTTCTTCCTATATGCAGCTTTTGCAATCGTACTTGATCAAATTAGACCAAAACCCCATAATCAACTTACTCAATTACTAGGAGCAATAGCCTTTGCTCAACAACTCTTTCTCTTCCATCTTCATTCAGCTGATCACATGGGTGTTGAAGGCCAATATCACTTGCTTCTTCAAATAGCCATTCTTGTTTCTTTATCTACTACTATTTTGGGAATTGGGTACCCAAAAAGTTTCATTATCAGCTTTGTTAGGTCATCAAGTATTATGTTCCAAGGTATTTGGCTTATAACTATGGGATATTTTCTTTGGACACCATCTTTAGTACCTAAAGGTTGCTttattcacttagaagaagggCATCAGGTGGTTAGATGTTCAGGGGAAGAGGATTTGCACAGGGCTAAATCATTAGTTAATATTCAGTTCAGTTGGTTTTTGATTGGTTTCACCATTTTTCTTATGAGCTTCTATTTGGTTATTACCAAATTATATGGCCATGACTATTTTCCTTTGACTAAATTGGATGATCAGGATCAACCAGATGATGTTGAATCACAAAAGTTTGAAAACTCCAGCAGCTTTATCCATATAGGAAAAAGCTTTTCCCCAATGGATATTGAGAGGTAA